The following proteins come from a genomic window of Triticum aestivum cultivar Chinese Spring chromosome 6A, IWGSC CS RefSeq v2.1, whole genome shotgun sequence:
- the LOC123127882 gene encoding vesicle-associated protein 2-1 — protein sequence MVGGALISVYPDDLTFLFELDKPCYCNLKVVNNSEHHVAFKVKTTSPRKYFVRPNASVVQPWDSCTITITLQSQKEYPPDMQSKDKFLIQSTRVAASTDMDEIPPDTFNKETDKVIEEMKLKVVYTLPSGSSDDSGVTSSANRSFKQGGDDLSMLKNASIEEIQTIQRLKDERDNNLQQNQQMQRELDMLRRRRSRKGDAGFSLTFAAFAGIIGLLVGLLMSLIFSSPPATT from the exons ATGGTGGGAGGGGCGCTGATCTCGGTCTACCCGGACGACCTCACCTTCCTCT TCGAGCTGGACAAGCCGTGCTACTGCAATCTCAAGGTGGTGAACAACAGCGAGCACCATGTCGCCTTCAAG GTCAAGACGACGTCTCCGAGGAAGTACTTCGTCCGGCCGAACGCCAGCGTCGTCCAGCCGTGGGATTCTTGCACGATAACAA TTACCCTACAGTCACAGAAAGAGTACCCTCCAGATATGCAATCCAAGGATAAATTCTTGATTCAGAGCACCAGGGTGGCTGCCAGCACCGACATGGATGAAATCCCCCCTGACACT TTCAACAAGGAGACTGATAAGGTGATTGAGGAAATGAAGCTCAAGGTTGTCTACACATTGCCCAGTGGAAGCTCGGACGACTCTGGTGTTACATCTTCAGCAAATAGGAGCTTCAAGCAGGGCGGCGACGATCTCTCG ATGCTGAAGAATGCGAGCATTGAAGAG ATCCAGACAATACAGCGTCTGAAGGACGAAAGGGATAACAATCTTCAGCAAAATCAACAAATGCAACGTGAACTG GACATGCTGAGGAGGCGTAGAAGCCGCAAAGGCGATGCTGGTTTCTCTTTGACATTTGCTGCTTTTGCTGGGATCATAGGTCTCCTGGTTGGGCTGTTGATGAGCCTCATCTTCTCTTCCCCTCCAGCGACTACTTAG
- the LOC123127883 gene encoding 50S ribosomal protein L19, chloroplastic, with the protein MAAAATAAAATGTLLPHALLNHRSPPPPQLLALSSSFRRLSLSTSHRRNTHLVAHADAGAAEPEPATEPAPEGEPVAASADSEEGEAEGAVALAEEEEELAPRPKPIKFGEIIGILNKQFIEEAEKVKVLPDLKPGDIIELRMQRPNKRRLSLFKGIIIAKHKSGVHTTIRVRRIIAGVGVEITFPIYSPRIKEIKVIRHKKVRRAKLYYLKYKLPRFSTFK; encoded by the exons atggccgccgccgccaccgccgccgccgcaaccggcACACTTCTTCCCCACGCACTATTGAATCACCGCTCGCCTCCACCGCCACAGCTCCTCGCGCTTTCCTCCTCCTTCCGCCGCCTCTCCTTATCCACCTCCCATCGCCGGAACACCCATTTAGTCGCCCATGCAGACGCCGGTGCCGCAGAGCCGGAGCCCGCGACGGAGCCTGCTCCTGAGGGCGAGCCTGTCGCTGCCTCTGCTGACTccgaggagggggaggcggaggGGGCTGTCGCAttggcggaggaagaggaggagctggCGCCGAGGCCCAAGCCGATTAAGTTCGGCGAGATCATCGGG ATTCTGAACAAGCAGTTCATCGAGGAGGCTGAGAAGGTGAAAGTGCTTCCGGATTTGAAGCCCGGTGACATCATCGAGCTTAGAATG CAACGTCCCAACAAGAGGAGATTGTCTCTCTTTAAGGGTATAATCATTGCAAAGCACAAATCTGGTGTTCACACCACGATCCGCGTCAGGAGGATTATTGCCGGTGTTGGAGTTGAAATTACATTCCCCAT ATACTCACCAAGGATCAAGGAGATCAAAGTAATCAGACACAAGAAGGTGAGGAGGGCAAAGTTGTACTACCTGAAGTACAAGCTTCCCCGTTTCTCAACCTTCAAGTGA
- the LOC123127881 gene encoding ELMO domain-containing protein A isoform X1, translating into MDTNAGSFVAVRRLAGSDRAAGAVAFHHSSSGWPFSDFSVSSSPMDAYLTLRVFACAAAAEVVTGSTAWIGRGLSCVCVQSRDSDARLSFDLTPVQEECLLRLQNRIEIQYDSSNIEHQEELKALWCASFPGTELRGLISEQWKEMGWQGKDPSTDFRGGGFISLENLLFFARNYPKSFQELLRKQNGDRAIWEYPFAVAGVNITFMLIQMLDLQAVKPRSLLGAVFLKLLSENDRAFDILYCITFKLMDQQWLDMHATYMDFNTVMKSTRRQLERELLIEDIQRVEDMPSYKLLAR; encoded by the exons ATGGACACCAACGCCGGCTCCTTCGTCGCCGTccggcggctcgccggctccgaccgcGCGGCCGGCGCCGTCGCGTTCCATCACTCGTCCTCAGGTTGGCCCTTCTCCGACTTCTCTGTCTCCTCTTCGCCAATGGATGCTTACCTTACGCTTCGAGTGTTCGCGTGCGCTGCTGCAGCGGAGGTCGTGACCGGCTCGACGGCATGGATAGGGAGGGGGCTCTCCTGCGTCTGTGTGCAGAGTAGGGACAGCGACGCCCGCCTTTCCTTCGATTTGACTCCCGTTCAG GAAGAGTGCCTACTGAGGTTACAGAACCGGATAGAAATTCAGTATGATAGTTCAAACATAGAGCATCAG GAAGAACTGAAGGCCCTTTGGTGCGCCTCCTTTCCTGGAACTGAGCTTAGGGGCCTAATATCGGAACAATGGAAAGAGATGGGCTGGCAAGGGAAAGATCCATCCACGGATTTTAG AGGTGGAGGCTTCATCTCCTTGGAGAATTTATTGTTCTTCGCCAGGAACTATCCG AAATCTTTTCAGGAACTTCTTCGTAAGCAGAATGGTGACCGTGCAATTTGGGAGTATCCATTTGCGGTAGCTGGTGTAAATATAACATTCATGCTCATTCAGATGCTTGATCTACAAGCAG TCAAACCAAGGTCATTGTTGGGAGCTGTTTTCCTAAAGCTACTTTCAG AAAATGATCGAGCCTTTGATATCCTGTACTGCATAACCTTCAAGCTGATGGATCAGCAATGGCTTGACATGCATGCTACTTACATGGACTTCAAT ACAGTCATGAAATCCACACGACGGCAGCTAGAAAGGGAGCTGTTGATTGAAGATATTCAGCGGGTTGAGGATATGCCATCGTACAAGCTTCTAGCCCGCTAG
- the LOC123127881 gene encoding ELMO domain-containing protein A isoform X2: MDTNAGSFVAVRRLAGSDRAAGAVAFHHSSSAEVVTGSTAWIGRGLSCVCVQSRDSDARLSFDLTPVQEECLLRLQNRIEIQYDSSNIEHQEELKALWCASFPGTELRGLISEQWKEMGWQGKDPSTDFRGGGFISLENLLFFARNYPKSFQELLRKQNGDRAIWEYPFAVAGVNITFMLIQMLDLQAVKPRSLLGAVFLKLLSENDRAFDILYCITFKLMDQQWLDMHATYMDFNTVMKSTRRQLERELLIEDIQRVEDMPSYKLLAR; the protein is encoded by the exons ATGGACACCAACGCCGGCTCCTTCGTCGCCGTccggcggctcgccggctccgaccgcGCGGCCGGCGCCGTCGCGTTCCATCACTCGTCCTCAG CGGAGGTCGTGACCGGCTCGACGGCATGGATAGGGAGGGGGCTCTCCTGCGTCTGTGTGCAGAGTAGGGACAGCGACGCCCGCCTTTCCTTCGATTTGACTCCCGTTCAG GAAGAGTGCCTACTGAGGTTACAGAACCGGATAGAAATTCAGTATGATAGTTCAAACATAGAGCATCAG GAAGAACTGAAGGCCCTTTGGTGCGCCTCCTTTCCTGGAACTGAGCTTAGGGGCCTAATATCGGAACAATGGAAAGAGATGGGCTGGCAAGGGAAAGATCCATCCACGGATTTTAG AGGTGGAGGCTTCATCTCCTTGGAGAATTTATTGTTCTTCGCCAGGAACTATCCG AAATCTTTTCAGGAACTTCTTCGTAAGCAGAATGGTGACCGTGCAATTTGGGAGTATCCATTTGCGGTAGCTGGTGTAAATATAACATTCATGCTCATTCAGATGCTTGATCTACAAGCAG TCAAACCAAGGTCATTGTTGGGAGCTGTTTTCCTAAAGCTACTTTCAG AAAATGATCGAGCCTTTGATATCCTGTACTGCATAACCTTCAAGCTGATGGATCAGCAATGGCTTGACATGCATGCTACTTACATGGACTTCAAT ACAGTCATGAAATCCACACGACGGCAGCTAGAAAGGGAGCTGTTGATTGAAGATATTCAGCGGGTTGAGGATATGCCATCGTACAAGCTTCTAGCCCGCTAG